Within Micromonospora narathiwatensis, the genomic segment TCGATGATCTGGTCGGGGGTGAGGTCGTTCTTGAGCGCGCCCGCGCCCTGGAGCAGGGCGATGCTCTTGGCGACCCGGCCGCTGTCCAGGGTGCCGATCGCGGTGCCGGAGTTGCTGGACCGGACGTACGCGGCCATCAGCTCAAGCTCGGCGGCGGCGGCGGCCGGCACGGTCGCGTCCACGTTCTTCTTCAGGATCTCGGCCGCCTCCTGCGGGTTGGCCAGGGCGTACTCGAGGCCCTTGAGCAGCGCCGCGGTGAACTTCTTCACCATCTCCGGCTTCTCCTTCGCGATCTTCGCGGAGGTGATCAGCGCGTTGCCGTAGAGGTCCTGCATGACATTGCTGTAGGGCAGCACCACCGGCGTCTTCTTGGTCACCGCCGCGACCGTGGGCTGACCGACCACGAACTGGCCGATGCCGTCGACCGAGCCGGAGCCGAGCATGCCCATCAGGGCCTGCGCCTCACCGTTGACCCAGGTCACCTTGCTGCCGTCGATGCCGGCCAGCTGGGCGTACGTCGGGAAGAGGTTGCGCACGACGGAGCCCGGGGTGTCGGCGAGCTTCTTGCCCTCCAGGTCCTTCGGCGTGGCGATGTTCTTGCCCTCGACCGAGACGATGGCGGCCATGGTCCGCTGCTGGATCGCGGCCACCGCGACGAAGTCCTTGGCCTGGCCGTTACCCATCTGGAGGAGGCCACCGGTCAGGTCGATCGGGCCGAAGTCGGCCTGGCCGCCGGTGATGGTCTGGATGACCGCGCCGGTGCCCTGCCCGGGCTTGATGTCGACGTCGAAGCCGGCCTCCTTGAAGAAGCCCTTCTCCTTCGCCACCCAGGCGTACGAGTCGCGGCCGAAGTTGCCGAACGAGGTGAGGTAGGTCACCTTCTCCAGCGCGCCACTCGCGCCCTTGGTGTCCGCGGACTTGTCCGAGCCGCTGCTGCAGCCGGAGACCAGGGCGAGGGTGGCGGCCAGCGCGGCGGCGGCGACCGTACGGGTCAGCCTTCTCATCTGTGCACCATGTCCTTTCCGACCAGGCCGTGTTCGGCTGGACGGGTCGTGGGTCCGACGGGGTCGGCAGGAGGGAACGCCGACAGGACCGTCGTGAGGGGACTCTTCGCGCGCAACAGCGTACGAGAAGGCCGATGGACACCGTCGGGCGTACGGGTTGCGGAAAGGAAACGAAGTTGTTCGACGGAAAGCGGACGCCGCTCCACCCCCGACGGTGCTATAGGGAGCGACCCGTTACGCTAGCCCGGCTCTCGTTCACGACGTGGAAGGAGCTGGCGGGCGATGATCCGACTTTCCGGGGTGTCCCGCACCTTCGACGGCCGCTCCGGGCGGGTCGAGGCGGTCCGCAACCTCGACCTCGATGTGGCGGAGGGCGAATTCGTCGCCGTCCTCGGCCGTTCCGGCTGCGGCAAGTCGACCCTGCTCCGGATGATCGCCGGCCTACTCCCGGTCACCGGGGGTGAGATCACCGTCGACGGCACGCCGATCACGAAACCGCGCCGCGACATCGCCATGCTGTTCCAGCGGCCGGCGCTGCTGCCCTGGCGCTCGGTGCTGGACAACGTCCTGCTTCCGGTCGAGATCTTCGGCTGGAGCCGGGCGAAGCACCGCGACCGGGCCCGTGAGCTGCTGGCGATGGCCGGGCTGGGCGGCTTCGAGAAGCGCCTGCCGCACGAGCTCTCCGGCGGCATGCAGCAGCGCGTCTCGCTCTGCCGGTCGCTGATCGGCGCACCGCGCGTGATGCTGATGGACGAGCCCTTCTCGGCGCTCGACGCGCTCACCCGGGAGGAACTCTCCGGCGAACTCCAGCGGGTGCACATGGAGACGAGGGCGACCATCGTCTTCGTCACCCACTCGATCGACGAGGCGGTGCTGCTCGCCGACCGGGTGGTCGTGCTCAGCCCGCGTCCCGGCCGGATCCGCAAGGTGGTCGAGGTCGACGTGCCCCGCCCGCGCACCCTGGGTCGCAACGCGCACCTGGCCGACGTCGCCCGGATCAGCGCCGACCTGCACGAGCTGCTCATGGAACGGGACGCCCCGGACGACGTACCGGCGGGGACGCCGGCTCGGGCCGGGGGGCGCTGACCATGCGCGTGACGGTGTTCACCGAGCCGCACCGCGGGGCCAGCTACGACGA encodes:
- a CDS encoding ABC transporter substrate-binding protein — encoded protein: MRRLTRTVAAAALAATLALVSGCSSGSDKSADTKGASGALEKVTYLTSFGNFGRDSYAWVAKEKGFFKEAGFDVDIKPGQGTGAVIQTITGGQADFGPIDLTGGLLQMGNGQAKDFVAVAAIQQRTMAAIVSVEGKNIATPKDLEGKKLADTPGSVVRNLFPTYAQLAGIDGSKVTWVNGEAQALMGMLGSGSVDGIGQFVVGQPTVAAVTKKTPVVLPYSNVMQDLYGNALITSAKIAKEKPEMVKKFTAALLKGLEYALANPQEAAEILKKNVDATVPAAAAAELELMAAYVRSSNSGTAIGTLDSGRVAKSIALLQGAGALKNDLTPDQIIDFNLAPKA
- a CDS encoding ABC transporter ATP-binding protein; translated protein: MIRLSGVSRTFDGRSGRVEAVRNLDLDVAEGEFVAVLGRSGCGKSTLLRMIAGLLPVTGGEITVDGTPITKPRRDIAMLFQRPALLPWRSVLDNVLLPVEIFGWSRAKHRDRARELLAMAGLGGFEKRLPHELSGGMQQRVSLCRSLIGAPRVMLMDEPFSALDALTREELSGELQRVHMETRATIVFVTHSIDEAVLLADRVVVLSPRPGRIRKVVEVDVPRPRTLGRNAHLADVARISADLHELLMERDAPDDVPAGTPARAGGR